A single genomic interval of Bos taurus isolate L1 Dominette 01449 registration number 42190680 breed Hereford chromosome 6, ARS-UCD2.0, whole genome shotgun sequence harbors:
- the ZCCHC4 gene encoding rRNA N(6)-adenosine-methyltransferase ZCCHC4 isoform X4 codes for MATSRDRLGTLEAEGSSGRQGYSGVEVVLSSDPATPAPLCPHGPTLLFVKVNQGKEETRRFYACSACRDRKDCNFFQWEDEKLSGARLAAREAHNRSCQPPLSRSQCVERYLKFIELPLSQRKFCQSCQQLLLPDDEEKHHEHQVVGDVSITQLKRPSKLLYPLENKKTNAQYLFADRSCLFLVDLLSNLGFRRVLCVGTPRLHELIRLKESGGTKSNIRSLLLDIDFRYSQFYMEDSFCHYNMFNHHFFDGKAALEVCKTFLQEDKGEGVIMVTDPPFGGLVEPLAVTFKKLIAMWKEGHSQDNSQKELPIFWIFPYFFESRICQFFPSFCMLDYQGIQFSVAYLKDASTVIWTLAMQR; via the exons ATGGCGACCTCCAGGGACCGGCTTGGAACCTTGGAGGCAGAGGGGAGCTCAGGTCGCCAGGGATACTCGGGAGTCGAGGTGGTGCTTTCTTCTGATcccgccacccccgccccgcTGTGCCCTCACG GACCTACTCTTCTGTTTGTAAAGGTGAACCAAGGGAAAGAAGAAACACGGAGGTTTTATGCCTGCTCAGCTTGTAGAGACAGAAAAgattgtaatttttttcaatgGGAAGATGAAAAG TTGTCAGGAGCCAGACTTGCTGCCCGGGAAGCCCATAACCGAAGCTGTCAGCCTCCTTTATCCCGATCTCAGTGTGTGGAAAG GTACTTGAAGTTTATCGAGTTGCCCTTGTCTCAGAGAAAGTTTTGTCAGAGCTGTCAGCAGTTGCTGCTGCCGGATGATGAGGAGAAGCATCATGAACATCAGGTAGTGGGTGATGTTTCTATCACCCAGTTAAAAAGGCCCAGTAAACTCCTCTATCCACTGGAAAACAAGAAGACAAATGCCCAGTATTTGTTTGCTGACCGGAGCTGTCTGTTCTTGGTAGACCTGCTCTCGAACCTTGGATTCAGAAGAGTACTGTGTGTTGGGACCCCAAG GTTACATGAGCTGATCAGGTTGAAAGAATCAGGTGGCACGAAGTCTAACATTAGAAGCCTTTTATTGGATATTGATTTTCG gTATTCACAGTTTTATATGGAAGATAGTTTTTGCCATTATAATATGTTTAACCATCACTTCTTTGATGGAAAG GCTGCCCTTGAAGTGTGCAAGACATTTTTACAGGAAGATAAAGGTGAAGGAGTCATCATGGTGACAGATCCTCCATTTGGTGGCTTGGTTGAACCTCTGGCTGTTACATTCAAGAAGTTAATTGCTATGTGGAAAGAAGGTCACAGCCAAG ATAACAGTCAGAAAGAACTACCCATATTCTGGATTTTCCCCTATTTTTTTGAATCCCGAATTTGTCAGTTTTTCCCAAGCTTCTGCATGTTGGATTACCAG GGCatccagttttctgttgcttATCTGAAGGATGCTTCTACTGTAATATGGACACTTGCAATGCAGAGATAG